The following proteins come from a genomic window of Pseudomonas sp. MAG733B:
- the exbB gene encoding tonB-system energizer ExbB — protein sequence MTRNQFPASPTKRPRAWSAVAALLLSLMLAPVAAFADAQAPATPAAAAAPADHAAPAVTPAATDPAHATPADEAIGEDVPEVLEADNTLGMAHDLSPWGMYQNADIIVKIVMIGLAIASIITWTIWIAKGFELMGAKRRLRTEIVHLKKAATLKEASASATKPGTLANLLVHDALEEMHLSASAREKEGIKERVAFRLERLVAACGRNMSSGTGVLATIGSTAPFVGLFGTVWGIMNSFIGIAKTQTTNLAVVAPGIAEALLATALGLVAAIPAVVIYNVFARSITGYKAQVADASAEVLLLVSRDLDHQPERSSQPHMVKVG from the coding sequence ATGACACGCAATCAATTCCCCGCTTCGCCAACCAAACGACCTCGCGCCTGGAGCGCGGTGGCCGCCCTGCTGCTCAGCTTGATGCTGGCGCCTGTCGCCGCTTTCGCTGATGCACAAGCGCCAGCTACTCCGGCCGCTGCTGCTGCACCCGCCGACCACGCCGCCCCGGCCGTGACGCCTGCCGCGACCGACCCGGCTCATGCAACACCTGCTGACGAAGCCATCGGCGAAGACGTCCCTGAAGTCCTCGAAGCCGACAACACCTTGGGCATGGCCCATGACCTGTCGCCGTGGGGCATGTACCAGAACGCCGACATCATTGTGAAAATCGTGATGATCGGCCTGGCCATCGCTTCGATCATCACCTGGACCATCTGGATTGCCAAAGGCTTTGAGCTGATGGGCGCCAAGCGTCGTCTGCGTACCGAAATCGTCCACCTGAAGAAAGCCGCCACGCTCAAAGAGGCCAGCGCCTCGGCGACCAAACCAGGCACCCTGGCCAATCTGCTGGTCCATGATGCTCTGGAAGAAATGCATTTGTCGGCCAGCGCCCGCGAAAAAGAAGGCATCAAGGAACGCGTCGCTTTCCGTCTTGAGCGCCTGGTAGCAGCCTGCGGCCGCAACATGAGCAGCGGCACCGGCGTACTCGCCACCATCGGTTCCACTGCGCCGTTCGTCGGCCTGTTCGGTACCGTATGGGGCATCATGAACAGCTTCATCGGCATCGCCAAGACCCAGACCACCAACCTCGCCGTCGTGGCTCCCGGCATTGCCGAAGCCCTGCTGGCGACAGCATTGGGTCTGGTCGCGGCGATTCCTGCGGTAGTGATCTACAACGTGTTCGCCCGCTCAATCACCGGATACAAGGCGCAGGTAGCCGACGCGTCGGCAGAAGTCCTGCTGCTGGTCAGCCGCGACCTCGATCACCAGCCTGAGCGCAGCTCGCAACCGCACATGGTGAAAGTGGGGTAA
- a CDS encoding NAD-dependent epimerase/dehydratase family protein yields the protein MSAPSVLIAGCGDVGSRLATQLLTAGWEVHGLRRDVSRLPEGVIGVAGDLFNKDCPETWPVGAVDYLVYCAAATDHDEAGYRAAYVQGLQHVLEWLGDYGQAPNRLLFVSSSSVHGQQEGEWVDEMSPAVAAGYSGQVMLEAEQIALNSGIPASIVRLTGIYGPGREWLLTQVRRGYRVAVDPPLYANRIHADDAAGLMACLLEADRRGVKLDDIYIGVDDAPAALADVVGWLREYLGVTEWADDASVRRTGSKRCSNARAKALGWTPKYPSFREGYAAILEGRC from the coding sequence ATGTCCGCGCCTTCTGTTTTGATCGCCGGTTGCGGTGATGTCGGCAGCCGTCTGGCCACGCAATTGTTGACTGCGGGATGGGAAGTTCATGGCCTGCGGCGTGACGTCTCGCGCCTGCCCGAGGGCGTGATCGGCGTTGCCGGCGATTTGTTCAATAAAGACTGCCCGGAGACCTGGCCGGTCGGTGCGGTGGATTACCTGGTCTATTGCGCGGCTGCCACCGATCACGACGAAGCCGGCTATCGCGCCGCTTATGTCCAGGGTTTGCAGCATGTGCTGGAGTGGTTGGGCGACTATGGGCAGGCGCCCAATCGCTTGCTGTTCGTTTCCAGCAGCAGCGTTCACGGCCAGCAGGAGGGCGAGTGGGTTGATGAGATGTCGCCTGCCGTAGCGGCTGGCTATTCCGGGCAGGTGATGCTCGAAGCCGAGCAAATTGCCCTCAACAGCGGCATCCCCGCCAGCATTGTGCGATTGACCGGTATTTACGGTCCCGGCCGCGAATGGCTGCTGACTCAGGTCCGCCGGGGTTATCGCGTGGCGGTCGATCCACCGCTATATGCCAACCGGATTCATGCCGACGACGCCGCAGGGTTGATGGCATGCCTGCTTGAGGCGGATCGGCGCGGGGTGAAGCTGGATGATATCTATATCGGCGTCGATGACGCGCCGGCAGCGTTGGCGGATGTGGTGGGCTGGTTGCGCGAGTATCTGGGCGTGACCGAATGGGCCGATGACGCCAGCGTGCGCCGCACAGGCAGCAAGCGTTGCAGTAATGCACGGGCGAAAGCGTTGGGCTGGACGCCGAAGTATCCGAGTTTTCGCGAAGGGTATGCGGCGATCCTTGAAGGGCGCTGCTGA
- the exbD gene encoding TonB system transport protein ExbD has translation MGLHLKEGADDDLSENHAINVTPFIDVMLVLLIIFMVAAPLATVDIKVDLPASTAKPAPRPEKPVFLSVKADQRLFLGEDEVKAEALGATLDARTQGKKDTTIFFQADKGVDYGDLMSVMDNLRSAGYLKVGLVGLETAVKK, from the coding sequence ATGGGCCTGCATTTGAAAGAAGGGGCAGACGACGATCTGTCCGAGAACCACGCAATCAACGTCACGCCGTTCATCGACGTGATGCTGGTGCTCTTGATCATCTTCATGGTGGCAGCCCCGCTGGCCACCGTGGACATCAAGGTCGACCTGCCCGCGTCCACCGCCAAACCGGCGCCGCGGCCAGAGAAACCAGTGTTCCTGAGCGTCAAGGCTGACCAACGCCTGTTCCTCGGCGAAGACGAAGTGAAGGCCGAAGCACTCGGCGCCACGCTCGACGCCAGGACCCAGGGCAAGAAAGACACGACGATCTTCTTCCAGGCCGATAAAGGCGTGGATTACGGCGACCTGATGAGCGTGATGGACAACCTGCGCTCGGCCGGTTACTTGAAGGTCGGTCTGGTCGGACTCGAGACGGCAGTCAAAAAATGA